The following proteins come from a genomic window of Megalops cyprinoides isolate fMegCyp1 chromosome 6, fMegCyp1.pri, whole genome shotgun sequence:
- the LOC118779829 gene encoding retinol dehydrogenase 10-B-like, whose amino-acid sequence MIVLVDLLLMVFDVTYCILRGIVTTFLRPRLKPIDGELCLITGAGGALGRLFALEFAKEGAELVLWDCNTEANEQTAKLVRELGVKAHPYTVDLTSRENIYKMADLLRHEVGDITMLVNNAGVVAGRRLLDCPDALLERTMVVNCHALFWMTKAFLPQMKAQNHGHIVTIASTLGLFSTACVEDYCASKFGAVGFHESLTHELLTEEGLDGVKTTLVCPYIVDTGMFAGCKIREELQSFIPPLEPLDCVQQAMNAILADQPMVCIPRVMYLPFLSRALLPWDANVLTYRFMGADKCMYPFIQTMEQRQANGLTKMS is encoded by the exons ATGATTGTGCTAGTAGACCTGCTGCTGATGGTATTTGACGTAACATACTGCATCCTGCGCGGCATCGTGACCACCTTCCTACGCCCGCGACTGAAGCCCATTGACGGTGAGCTGTGCTTGATCACCGGGGCTGGGGGTGCACTGGGACGCCTCTTCGCCCTGGAGTTCGCCAAGGAGGGCGCGGAGCTGGTGCTGTGGGACTGCAACACGGAGGCCAACGAACAGACCGCCAAGCTGGTGCGAGAACTGGGGGTCAAGGCGCACCCCTACACCGTGGACCTGACGAGCCGCgaaaacatttataaaatggcGGACTTGCTGCGGCATGAGGTGGGCGACATCACCATGCTGGTCAACAACGCTGGGGTGGTTGCAGGGAGGCGATTGCTGGACTGCCCGGATGCACTGTTGGAGAGGACCATGGTGGTGAACTGCCACGCTCTCTTCTGG ATGACAAAGGCCTTCCTGCCCCAGATGAAGGCCCAGAACCATGGACACATAGTGACCATTGCCAGCACTTTGGGCCTCTTCAGCACTGCCTGCGTGGAG GACTATTGTGCCAGTAAATTTGGAGCAGTGGGCTTCCATGAGTCACTGACCCATGAGCTGCTTACCGAGGAAGGGTTGGACGGTGTGAAAACCACGCTGGTGTGTCCTTACATTGTCGACACAGGCATGTTCGCGGGCTGTAAGATCAG GGAGGAGCTCCAATCCTTCATCCCACCTCTGGAGCCCCTGGACTGCGTCCAGCAGGCTATGAACGCCATTTTGGCAGACCAGCCAATGGTGTGCATTCCTCGCGTGATGTACCTGCCCTTCCTCTCCCGAGC GTTGTTGCCATGGGATGCAAATGTGCTGACCTATCGCTTTATGGGAGCCGATAAGTGCATGTACCCCTTCATCCAGACCATGGAACAGCGTCAGGCAAACGGCCTCACCAAGATGTCCTAA